A part of Candidatus Omnitrophota bacterium genomic DNA contains:
- the atpA gene encoding F0F1 ATP synthase subunit alpha, producing MPRIRPEEVTSIIKKEIKNYQRRVDTAVVGTVLEVGDGIAKIYGLDQAMSGELLKFSDNLYGMVLNLEDKVVSACIFGEDALVKEGEEVRLTGMVCEVGVGEALVGRVLNGLGQPIDEKGPLKTKEVRPIWQVAPGVIKRQPVREPFQTGFKAIDSMIPIGRGQRELIIGDRQTGKTAIAVDAIINSKGKNLICIYVAIGQKKSSVASIINRLEKHGAMEYSIIVSATASDPTPLQWIAPYAGCAIGEYFRDKGRHALIVYDDLTKHANCYRELSLLLRRPPGREAYPGDIFYAHSRLLERACKFSEEQGSGSLTALPVIETQAGDVTTYIPTNVISITDGQIYLETELFHQGVRPAINVGLSVSRVGANAQIKTMKKITGTLRLNLAQYRELEAFTQFGTELDKATVRQLERGKRLVEILKQDQYKPLDIADQVVIIFSGVKGYLDDVPVGDIKRFEKEFLSFIREKKKKLRNKLIAEKELSEELEAELIGAVEDFKKIFVKRNTD from the coding sequence GTGCCCAGAATAAGGCCTGAGGAGGTTACCTCGATAATAAAGAAAGAGATAAAGAACTATCAACGCCGCGTGGATACCGCAGTTGTTGGCACAGTTCTGGAAGTGGGCGATGGCATAGCCAAAATTTACGGCCTGGACCAGGCTATGTCCGGGGAACTCCTGAAATTTTCAGATAATCTCTACGGCATGGTATTAAATTTGGAAGACAAGGTGGTTTCTGCCTGTATCTTCGGGGAAGATGCCTTAGTAAAAGAAGGTGAAGAGGTAAGGCTGACCGGAATGGTGTGTGAAGTGGGTGTTGGAGAGGCCCTTGTGGGCAGAGTTTTGAACGGCCTGGGCCAACCCATTGACGAAAAAGGGCCTTTAAAAACCAAAGAGGTTCGTCCAATTTGGCAGGTTGCTCCCGGAGTTATAAAACGCCAGCCGGTAAGGGAGCCCTTCCAGACAGGGTTTAAGGCAATAGATTCTATGATTCCTATCGGCAGGGGCCAGAGAGAACTTATAATTGGTGATAGACAAACCGGGAAAACAGCCATAGCCGTAGATGCTATAATAAATTCTAAAGGAAAGAACCTGATTTGTATATATGTGGCTATTGGCCAAAAGAAATCTTCGGTTGCATCAATAATAAATAGACTGGAGAAGCATGGGGCAATGGAGTATTCCATAATAGTCAGTGCTACGGCGAGCGACCCCACGCCGCTGCAATGGATTGCGCCCTATGCCGGTTGTGCTATTGGTGAATATTTCAGGGATAAAGGACGTCACGCCTTAATAGTCTATGATGATTTGACCAAACATGCTAACTGCTATCGAGAGTTGTCCTTACTTTTAAGAAGGCCGCCGGGTAGAGAGGCCTATCCCGGAGATATATTCTATGCCCATTCGAGATTGCTGGAGAGAGCTTGCAAATTTAGCGAAGAACAAGGCAGTGGTTCGCTTACCGCGCTTCCGGTTATCGAAACGCAGGCCGGCGATGTTACGACCTATATCCCCACCAATGTAATCTCAATAACCGACGGACAGATCTATTTAGAAACAGAACTTTTTCATCAGGGAGTGAGGCCGGCAATAAATGTTGGTCTAAGCGTTTCCCGGGTCGGGGCTAATGCCCAGATAAAAACGATGAAAAAGATAACCGGTACTTTAAGGTTGAATCTAGCCCAATATAGAGAGCTGGAGGCATTTACTCAATTCGGGACAGAGCTGGATAAAGCCACTGTCAGGCAGCTGGAGCGCGGAAAAAGATTAGTCGAGATATTAAAACAGGACCAATATAAACCGCTGGATATAGCCGATCAGGTCGTTATAATTTTTAGCGGGGTAAAAGGATATCTGGATGACGTGCCTGTTGGCGACATAAAAAGGTTTGAAAAAGAATTCTTATCTTTTATCAGGGAGAAAAAGAAAAAGTTGCGCAATAAACTGATCGCTGAAAAGGAATTGTCCGAAGAGCTTGAGGCCGAACTTATAGGGGCGGTAGAGGATTTTAAGAAGATATTTGTTAAAAGAAACACAGATTAG
- the atpG gene encoding ATP synthase F1 subunit gamma, with amino-acid sequence MATLREIKQKIGSIGKIGRVTNALEIVSLNRIKKIESVTLNCRFYFEKIREVVFGVADNVIYQSHPLLEKRDIKTTGLIVVASDKGLCGGFNSSIFEKFREFTSSEDLKIKLVCFGRKGANFFKSGNKTELLRCFNSSIKKEPLADCREIALELSGMFIDKKIDSLHIIYNKFRTHLLGKAVVAQLLPVGLERQKKIKRVRDYRYEPSVGDVLDGLLKEYLVSQIYQTILESNTAEEMARMFAMKQASDNAKEIIDRLILNYHKTRQAVITKEILDIMAASNL; translated from the coding sequence ATGGCTACGTTACGCGAGATAAAACAAAAAATAGGTTCGATAGGGAAAATAGGCCGGGTTACTAATGCCTTAGAAATAGTATCCTTAAACCGGATAAAAAAGATCGAATCTGTTACTTTAAACTGCCGTTTCTATTTTGAGAAGATAAGAGAGGTTGTCTTCGGCGTCGCAGATAATGTCATTTACCAGTCTCACCCCCTGCTTGAAAAAAGAGATATCAAGACAACCGGCCTGATCGTTGTCGCAAGCGATAAAGGGCTCTGCGGGGGGTTTAACAGCAGTATATTCGAAAAGTTCCGGGAGTTCACTTCTTCAGAGGACCTAAAAATAAAACTGGTTTGCTTCGGAAGAAAAGGAGCAAATTTTTTTAAATCCGGGAACAAAACCGAATTACTGCGATGTTTCAATTCTTCTATAAAAAAAGAGCCGTTAGCTGATTGTCGGGAAATCGCCTTAGAACTTAGCGGTATGTTTATAGATAAAAAAATAGATTCTTTGCATATAATTTATAATAAATTCAGGACGCATTTATTAGGTAAAGCCGTTGTCGCACAGCTCCTGCCGGTTGGCTTAGAAAGACAGAAAAAAATAAAGAGGGTTCGCGATTACAGGTATGAACCTTCAGTAGGAGATGTTCTGGACGGGCTGCTTAAAGAATATCTGGTCAGCCAGATCTACCAGACGATACTGGAGTCCAACACTGCCGAAGAAATGGCCAGGATGTTTGCCATGAAGCAGGCTTCTGATAATGCGAAAGAGATTATAGACAGGTTGATCCTCAATTATCACAAGACAAGACAGGCGGTTATAACCAAAGAAATATTGGATATAATGGCTGCGTCTAATCTATAA
- the atpH gene encoding ATP synthase F1 subunit delta, translating into MDNLELLHDRYATALFLMAEERNTLDKVMEELEILSEEWLEVGELRHFMLHPLITRDEKKRVIEKLLGERKFSNTVLDFLSLLVDSKRENLIHGVYLRYRDLYEAKKNKIRIEVESASLLTADEKFLLMDVLTLKFREEIHLKLRENSSLIGGLYVRYRDNIYDDSVRGKLRKLEEILCPE; encoded by the coding sequence GTGGATAACTTAGAACTTTTACATGACCGATATGCCACTGCCCTTTTTCTGATGGCTGAAGAAAGAAATACTCTGGATAAAGTAATGGAGGAACTGGAGATTCTAAGTGAAGAGTGGCTTGAGGTCGGGGAGCTTCGCCATTTTATGCTTCATCCGCTTATTACCAGGGATGAGAAAAAAAGAGTAATTGAAAAACTATTGGGCGAAAGAAAATTTTCGAATACTGTTTTAGATTTCTTAAGCCTTCTGGTAGACAGTAAAAGAGAAAATTTAATCCACGGCGTATATCTTCGCTATAGAGACCTTTATGAAGCTAAGAAGAACAAAATAAGGATAGAAGTAGAAAGCGCCTCTCTGCTTACAGCGGATGAGAAATTTCTATTGATGGATGTATTGACTTTAAAATTCAGGGAAGAAATTCACTTAAAATTAAGAGAAAATTCCAGCCTAATCGGCGGATTATATGTGCGCTATCGTGACAATATCTATGATGACTCTGTCAGGGGGAAATTAAGGAAACTGGAGGAAATACTGTGCCCAGAATAA
- the purN gene encoding phosphoribosylglycinamide formyltransferase has protein sequence MNIAVFASGRGTNLQAIIDVAKADEIKADLSLVISDRKDSGALEKARSAGIEAVYINPQDFSSREDFDKETITYLEKYKIELVVLAGFMRIVSPYFIGKYRNRIMNVHPALLPSFIGTRGIKDAWDYGVKVTGPTVHFVTEDLDSGPIILQKPVIIEDEDTIKTLEEKIHKAEHEIYPRAVKLFIENRLKVEGRRVKINTQRPQN, from the coding sequence GTGAATATAGCTGTTTTTGCCTCAGGCAGGGGCACAAATTTACAGGCAATAATCGATGTAGCTAAAGCAGACGAAATAAAGGCCGATCTATCGCTGGTTATCAGCGACCGCAAGGATTCCGGGGCCTTAGAAAAGGCAAGGTCAGCCGGGATAGAAGCTGTTTATATCAATCCCCAGGATTTTTCATCCCGCGAAGACTTTGACAAAGAAACAATAACCTATTTGGAAAAATACAAGATTGAACTGGTGGTTTTGGCCGGGTTTATGAGGATAGTAAGCCCTTATTTTATAGGTAAATATAGAAACCGCATTATGAATGTTCATCCGGCGCTTCTTCCTTCCTTTATCGGCACCCGGGGGATAAAGGATGCATGGGATTATGGGGTAAAAGTGACCGGGCCCACTGTGCATTTTGTGACCGAAGACTTAGATAGCGGGCCGATAATTTTACAGAAACCAGTAATAATAGAAGATGAAGATACTATTAAGACCTTGGAAGAAAAGATTCATAAGGCTGAACATGAAATTTATCCCCGGGCAGTAAAATTATTTATAGAAAACAGGTTAAAGGTAGAAGGCAGAAGAGTAAAAATTAATACGCAAAGGCCGCAAAATTAG
- a CDS encoding TrmH family RNA methyltransferase: MEKNKLARNFMLLYGKNSVFERLKASPKSIKKILLDNNFNLPQMEKSIKTNNIPVERLPSSRLANLKRAKDLQGIVARVDKFKYILFENLLNKPKNEQLALIFLDRVNDPHNLGVIIRTVACFGGFGIVIPKFEACEVNETVLHVASGGENYTPISMVNNLPNAVIKAKESGYWIIGAVVSQEAEDINKVSLPFPIGVVLGSEGGGIRHGLGKHLDLKAYIPMQGAKLSFNVNMACAIFCHEISKHRKNHN, from the coding sequence TTGGAGAAAAATAAATTGGCCAGGAACTTTATGCTGCTTTATGGGAAGAATTCGGTTTTTGAGCGGTTGAAGGCAAGTCCTAAGAGCATAAAAAAAATACTGTTAGATAATAATTTCAACCTTCCGCAGATGGAAAAATCAATCAAGACAAATAATATTCCGGTAGAGCGTCTGCCTTCTTCCCGATTAGCCAACCTTAAGCGCGCCAAAGACCTGCAGGGAATAGTTGCAAGGGTAGATAAGTTTAAATATATCCTTTTTGAGAATTTGTTGAATAAACCTAAAAATGAGCAATTAGCGCTGATATTTCTGGATAGAGTAAATGACCCTCATAATTTAGGGGTTATTATCCGCACTGTGGCCTGCTTTGGCGGGTTTGGGATCGTGATTCCTAAATTTGAAGCCTGCGAAGTCAATGAAACAGTTTTGCATGTAGCTTCTGGAGGCGAAAATTATACTCCGATATCAATGGTAAACAATCTTCCCAATGCTGTAATTAAGGCCAAGGAATCTGGCTACTGGATTATCGGGGCTGTAGTCAGCCAGGAGGCAGAAGACATAAATAAGGTTTCTTTGCCTTTTCCAATAGGAGTTGTTCTGGGATCTGAAGGCGGAGGTATTCGTCACGGGCTTGGAAAACACCTTGATCTAAAGGCATATATTCCGATGCAGGGAGCTAAACTTTCGTTTAATGTTAATATGGCTTGCGCTATTTTTTGCCATGAAATCTCTAAACATAGAAAAAACCATAACTAA
- the atpF gene encoding F0F1 ATP synthase subunit B, protein MNINFTFILEIISFLILVAVLTKLIYRPLLGFLDKRGQEVKEMFEQARQASEDSEKNNQISNEVLQVAKKEALRIKDMTRQETDKLRLLMIEEAKREAARILERAKLELNEEVKLARGVLKKDISSISLEIAKKIIEREIKKEDHKKFIEQSLKELSRG, encoded by the coding sequence ATGAATATAAATTTTACGTTCATATTAGAAATTATAAGCTTTTTGATATTAGTAGCTGTATTAACAAAGCTTATTTATCGTCCCCTATTGGGTTTTTTAGACAAAAGAGGTCAGGAAGTTAAAGAGATGTTTGAGCAGGCCAGGCAGGCCAGCGAAGATTCTGAGAAAAATAATCAAATATCAAATGAAGTCCTGCAGGTTGCTAAAAAGGAAGCCCTGCGGATAAAGGATATGACCCGGCAAGAGACAGATAAATTGCGGCTTTTGATGATCGAGGAGGCCAAAAGGGAAGCAGCCAGGATATTGGAAAGGGCCAAGCTTGAACTGAATGAAGAAGTCAAGCTTGCCAGAGGGGTCCTTAAAAAAGATATTTCTTCGATTTCTCTGGAGATAGCCAAAAAAATCATTGAACGCGAAATAAAAAAAGAGGATCATAAAAAATTTATTGAACAGTCCTTAAAGGAGCTAAGCCGTGGATAA
- the atpE gene encoding ATP synthase F0 subunit C, whose translation MPIDGTVIIKAAALLGAGLCMGLGAIGPGIGEGIVGGKACEGIARQPELQGVLLRTMVIGDAIAETTGVYALFIAMFLIVGVKSGFFL comes from the coding sequence GTGCCAATTGACGGAACCGTAATTATCAAGGCAGCTGCTCTTTTGGGCGCGGGCCTGTGCATGGGGCTGGGTGCTATTGGCCCGGGCATAGGCGAAGGCATAGTCGGAGGAAAAGCCTGTGAGGGTATAGCCCGGCAGCCGGAGCTTCAAGGCGTGCTGTTACGCACCATGGTTATCGGCGATGCCATTGCCGAGACAACGGGGGTATACGCCCTGTTTATTGCTATGTTTTTGATAGTGGGAGTAAAAAGCGGGTTCTTTTTATAA
- a CDS encoding NAD+ synthase, which yields MEELKIDPKKVAKKLIKFIAEEVNKTGYKKAVLGLSGGVDSATTACLGQEALGKKNVFGIIMPHQALKSEDIRDAENLTRSLRINCRVISIEPALKGFKKIFSKIDHIRQGNIMARLRMIVLYDFSKTLEALVLGNSNKSEWMLGYATIYGDMACALNPLGNLYKTQVWQLAQYLGIPKTIISKPPSAGLWPGQTDEQELGLRYKELDPLLYYMVDLGYDDDKLIELGFKQETISKIKGKIKSSGFKRKMPLVAEIKVT from the coding sequence ATGGAAGAATTAAAAATCGATCCAAAAAAGGTTGCCAAGAAACTGATCAAGTTTATAGCTGAAGAGGTAAACAAAACAGGTTATAAAAAGGCAGTTCTGGGTTTGTCGGGAGGGGTTGATTCAGCTACAACCGCTTGTTTAGGGCAAGAGGCTTTGGGTAAGAAAAACGTATTCGGGATTATTATGCCTCACCAGGCCTTAAAGTCCGAAGACATTCGGGACGCAGAAAATTTGACAAGGTCCTTGAGAATAAACTGCCGGGTGATTTCTATTGAGCCGGCGTTAAAAGGGTTTAAAAAGATTTTTTCTAAAATCGATCATATCCGACAGGGCAATATCATGGCCCGGTTGAGAATGATAGTTCTTTATGATTTTTCCAAGACACTGGAGGCTTTAGTGTTGGGTAATAGCAATAAAAGTGAATGGATGCTCGGTTATGCTACGATCTATGGAGATATGGCCTGCGCATTGAACCCCCTGGGAAATCTTTATAAAACGCAAGTTTGGCAATTAGCCCAATATTTAGGTATTCCTAAAACGATAATTTCAAAGCCTCCGAGCGCAGGGCTCTGGCCGGGCCAGACCGATGAGCAAGAACTGGGTTTAAGGTATAAAGAGCTGGATCCTTTGCTTTATTATATGGTTGATTTAGGGTATGATGATGATAAATTAATAGAGCTTGGATTTAAACAAGAGACAATTTCAAAAATAAAAGGCAAGATCAAATCTTCAGGGTTTAAAAGAAAAATGCCGTTAGTTGCTGAAATAAAAGTAACATAA
- the rsmI gene encoding 16S rRNA (cytidine(1402)-2'-O)-methyltransferase, with amino-acid sequence MNNSSGILYIVSTPIGNLKDITLRAVEVLKEVDLIAAEDTRQTKKLLSHYSIRTGLISYYEHNKLTRSELLLKKLKQGNNIALVCNAGTPGICDPGYLIVNIAIKSAVKIVPVPGASAFLCGLQAGGAATDSFIFVGYLPPKTKKRKDRFREIAGENRTVVFYEAPHRLLKSLNDMIEVLGNRKIIITRELTKKFEETRRENISQSIEHFSITNPRGEFVVIIPKRGKL; translated from the coding sequence ATGAATAATTCCAGCGGTATACTATATATAGTTAGCACACCTATTGGCAACCTGAAAGACATTACCTTAAGGGCTGTTGAGGTTTTAAAAGAAGTAGATCTGATAGCTGCTGAAGATACAAGACAGACTAAAAAATTACTTTCGCATTATTCTATTCGCACCGGGCTAATAAGTTATTATGAGCATAACAAACTTACCCGTTCCGAACTACTGCTTAAAAAACTGAAACAAGGCAATAATATTGCCCTGGTCTGTAATGCCGGTACGCCGGGTATCTGCGACCCGGGTTATTTGATAGTTAATATAGCGATTAAGAGCGCAGTTAAAATAGTTCCTGTTCCGGGCGCTTCGGCATTTCTTTGTGGCTTGCAGGCCGGCGGCGCAGCAACAGATAGCTTTATTTTTGTGGGCTATCTGCCCCCAAAGACTAAAAAAAGAAAAGATAGATTTAGAGAAATAGCAGGTGAAAATAGGACAGTAGTTTTTTATGAAGCTCCGCACAGGCTGCTTAAAAGTTTAAATGACATGATCGAAGTTTTAGGAAACAGAAAGATCATAATTACACGGGAACTTACTAAAAAGTTTGAAGAGACCAGGAGAGAGAACATCAGCCAGTCAATCGAACATTTTAGCATAACAAATCCGCGGGGCGAATTCGTTGTGATCATACCAAAGAGGGGGAAGCTGTGA
- the eno gene encoding phosphopyruvate hydratase produces the protein MAKIQQIKAREILDSRGNPTVEVDVMLEGGAFGRAAVPSGASTGEHEAVELRDEDKNRYFGKGVKKAVSNVNNIINSKIIGRDASSQEELDKYLCELDKTENKSNLGANAILGVSLACARASSQAKGLPLYKYLGGAEARVLPVPLMNIINGGSHADNNVDLQEFMIAPIGAPSFKEALRYGSEIFHTLKKLLKKKGLNTAVGDEGGFAPDLKSNEQAVQVILEAVKAAGYEPGKDVYLALDPAASSFFKNNSYHLNAESSPRKNSVEMINFYAAWVDKYPIFSIEDGLAEDDWDGWKILTEKLGDKIQLVGDDLFVTNSKRLSRGIEEQIANSILIKVNQIGTLSETLEAINLAKANGYKAIISHRSGETEDTTIADIVVSQNTGQIKTGSACRTDRICKYNQLLRIEDKLGKKALYEGAGCLRRS, from the coding sequence ATGGCAAAAATTCAACAGATTAAAGCGAGAGAAATTTTAGATTCACGGGGAAATCCCACGGTCGAAGTTGATGTAATGCTTGAGGGCGGTGCCTTTGGCCGGGCTGCGGTTCCCAGCGGGGCATCTACCGGTGAACATGAAGCAGTTGAACTTAGAGACGAGGATAAGAATAGATATTTTGGCAAAGGCGTAAAAAAAGCAGTCTCCAATGTCAATAATATAATAAACAGCAAGATAATTGGAAGAGATGCCTCAAGCCAGGAAGAATTAGATAAATACCTCTGCGAACTTGACAAAACCGAGAATAAATCCAACTTAGGCGCAAATGCCATACTGGGGGTAAGTCTGGCCTGTGCCAGGGCTAGCAGCCAGGCGAAGGGCCTTCCTTTATATAAGTATCTCGGAGGAGCCGAAGCCCGGGTTCTGCCCGTGCCGTTGATGAATATTATCAACGGCGGCAGCCACGCGGACAACAACGTGGATTTACAGGAGTTTATGATTGCGCCCATCGGCGCACCATCTTTTAAAGAGGCTTTGAGATACGGTTCAGAGATATTTCATACCCTGAAAAAACTTTTAAAGAAAAAAGGATTAAACACTGCAGTGGGAGATGAAGGCGGGTTTGCTCCTGATTTAAAATCCAATGAACAAGCAGTTCAAGTAATTTTAGAGGCAGTTAAAGCAGCCGGATATGAACCGGGTAAGGATGTCTATTTGGCCCTGGACCCGGCAGCCAGTTCATTTTTTAAAAATAATTCATATCATTTGAACGCCGAGTCATCACCCCGTAAGAACAGCGTTGAGATGATAAATTTTTACGCGGCCTGGGTGGATAAATACCCTATCTTTTCTATTGAAGATGGATTAGCTGAAGATGATTGGGATGGCTGGAAGATACTGACCGAAAAATTAGGAGACAAAATTCAACTGGTCGGCGATGATTTATTCGTGACTAATTCTAAACGCCTTAGCCGGGGTATCGAAGAACAGATTGCCAATTCTATTCTTATAAAAGTGAATCAGATTGGCACGCTCAGCGAAACCCTGGAAGCGATAAACCTGGCCAAGGCTAATGGGTATAAAGCGATAATTTCCCATCGTTCAGGAGAGACAGAGGATACTACCATTGCGGATATCGTTGTTTCCCAAAACACTGGCCAGATAAAAACAGGTTCTGCCTGCCGTACAGACCGCATTTGCAAGTATAATCAATTACTGCGGATAGAGGATAAATTAGGCAAAAAAGCGCTCTATGAGGGGGCGGGGTGTCTTCGAAGAAGCTAA
- the atpB gene encoding F0F1 ATP synthase subunit A, with the protein MENPLNFLALKMTWVVIAIVTSGLVLLKGRLSVVPSRRQCLLEAVSVWFDDMLKESLGESGRKFLPLIMTLFLFVLVSNLLSVVPALSSPTADLNTCLGLGLLVFFIAHVSAIRKLGVKNYLGHYFKPFWWLFPSNVISEFSKVLSHSLRLFGNMFAGGLMLSFLPVIMKMFPAGWAVPLNLMLMPMINLFFGVIIGCIQAFVFTILAVAYISVLRY; encoded by the coding sequence ATGGAAAACCCACTAAATTTTTTAGCTTTAAAGATGACCTGGGTGGTTATCGCGATAGTAACCTCAGGGCTGGTTCTGCTTAAGGGGAGATTGAGCGTTGTTCCCTCCAGGCGGCAGTGCCTGTTGGAGGCGGTTAGCGTATGGTTTGATGATATGTTGAAGGAAAGCCTGGGAGAAAGCGGAAGAAAATTTCTGCCTTTAATAATGACGCTGTTTTTATTTGTGTTGGTTTCAAATCTGCTTTCCGTTGTTCCGGCTTTAAGCAGTCCAACTGCTGACCTGAACACTTGTCTTGGGTTGGGACTGTTGGTATTTTTTATAGCGCATGTCAGCGCAATAAGAAAACTGGGTGTTAAAAATTATTTAGGCCATTATTTTAAGCCTTTTTGGTGGCTTTTTCCATCCAATGTAATTTCCGAGTTTAGCAAGGTCCTTTCGCATTCTCTTCGTTTATTTGGCAATATGTTTGCCGGGGGCTTGATGCTTTCGTTTTTACCGGTTATAATGAAGATGTTCCCCGCTGGCTGGGCTGTACCTTTAAATCTGATGCTGATGCCGATGATCAATCTTTTCTTCGGGGTGATTATCGGGTGCATCCAGGCGTTTGTGTTTACGATACTGGCGGTTGCATATATTTCGGTGCTGAGATATTAA
- a CDS encoding septum formation initiator family protein, with amino-acid sequence MSSKKLKAVIVFLIISLLICMFTPGFCKLRMLLLRKFDLIKKISSFEMSNQRLKTEKKQLEEDPVYLEKLTRQKLRVGEPGEVIYRIVPPEE; translated from the coding sequence GTGTCTTCGAAGAAGCTAAAGGCAGTAATAGTTTTTTTAATTATCAGCCTGCTTATTTGTATGTTTACGCCCGGGTTTTGTAAATTGCGGATGTTGCTGTTAAGAAAATTTGATTTAATAAAAAAAATTTCCTCGTTTGAGATGTCTAATCAAAGATTAAAAACTGAAAAGAAACAACTGGAAGAAGACCCTGTATATCTTGAGAAATTAACCCGGCAGAAATTGAGGGTAGGCGAGCCGGGAGAGGTTATTTATAGAATAGTTCCTCCGGAGGAGTAA
- the atpD gene encoding F0F1 ATP synthase subunit beta has product MKNKGIVKTVIGPVIEVEFKKGNLPAINNALEIKNKDIELVLEVHQHIGDNVVKCIALKSTERLKRGMEVIDSGSSIQVPVGRTTLGRMFNVVGQTIDDKPGLAEDIKREPIHKDAPELVEQVTSRMILETGIKVVDLLAPYLKGGKIGLFGGAGVGKTVIIMELIRNIAIEHGGVSIFGGIGERTREGNDLWREMKKTGVLDKTALVFGQMNEPPGARFRVGLSALTMAEYFRDRESKDVLFFIDNIFRFVQAGSEVSALLGRMPSAVGYQPTLATDLAGLEERITSTRKGSITSVQAVYVPADDLTDPAPATVFTHLDTTVVLSREIMELGIYPAVDPLDSTSKILHADVLGIEHYTVAREVQRVLQRYKDLKDIIAILGIEELTDEDKLIVARARKLQKFLSQPFFVASGFTGLKGSYVKTGDTIAGFKKILSGQMDQIPEQAFYMVGKIEEVFKKAKEIGSSQ; this is encoded by the coding sequence ATGAAGAATAAGGGCATAGTCAAGACAGTGATCGGTCCGGTAATTGAAGTGGAATTTAAGAAGGGCAATCTTCCGGCTATAAATAATGCCTTGGAGATTAAAAATAAAGATATAGAGCTTGTTCTGGAGGTTCATCAGCATATCGGAGATAATGTCGTAAAATGCATTGCTCTTAAGTCTACCGAAAGATTAAAAAGAGGGATGGAGGTCATAGATTCAGGAAGTTCCATCCAAGTTCCGGTAGGGAGGACCACGCTGGGCAGGATGTTTAATGTTGTTGGTCAAACTATAGATGACAAGCCGGGATTAGCCGAAGATATTAAACGGGAGCCGATTCATAAAGATGCTCCGGAGCTGGTCGAACAAGTTACTTCCCGAATGATCCTGGAAACAGGGATAAAGGTGGTGGATCTTCTGGCGCCTTATCTGAAAGGCGGCAAGATCGGTTTGTTCGGAGGGGCAGGTGTGGGAAAAACCGTAATAATAATGGAGTTGATCAGAAACATAGCGATAGAGCACGGAGGGGTAAGTATATTTGGAGGAATTGGCGAGCGGACGCGCGAGGGAAATGATCTTTGGCGTGAGATGAAAAAAACAGGAGTGTTGGATAAAACCGCCTTGGTGTTTGGCCAGATGAACGAGCCGCCGGGCGCCAGGTTCCGGGTGGGCTTAAGCGCTCTTACTATGGCAGAATACTTCAGAGACCGGGAGTCAAAGGATGTATTATTTTTTATTGATAATATATTCCGTTTTGTTCAGGCGGGAAGCGAGGTTTCTGCTTTGTTGGGCAGGATGCCTTCAGCAGTGGGGTATCAGCCGACCCTGGCGACTGATTTAGCCGGTTTAGAGGAAAGAATAACTTCTACCCGCAAGGGCTCGATTACCTCGGTTCAAGCAGTATATGTCCCGGCAGATGATCTGACTGATCCTGCGCCAGCCACCGTGTTTACCCATCTGGACACGACTGTTGTTCTTTCACGGGAGATAATGGAATTGGGGATCTACCCGGCAGTGGACCCGTTAGATTCTACCTCAAAAATACTTCATGCTGATGTATTGGGTATAGAACATTATACAGTGGCCAGGGAGGTTCAGAGGGTTCTCCAGCGCTATAAAGACCTTAAAGACATAATAGCTATTTTAGGTATTGAGGAACTGACCGACGAGGATAAGCTGATCGTGGCCCGGGCAAGAAAATTGCAAAAGTTCCTTTCCCAGCCGTTTTTTGTAGCTTCTGGATTTACCGGCCTAAAAGGGAGTTATGTCAAGACAGGAGATACCATAGCAGGATTTAAAAAGATACTCTCCGGCCAGATGGACCAGATTCCCGAACAGGCATTTTATATGGTAGGAAAAATAGAGGAAGTTTTCAAAAAAGCAAAGGAAATAGGAAGTAGCCAGTGA